The following are encoded in a window of Lampris incognitus isolate fLamInc1 chromosome 15, fLamInc1.hap2, whole genome shotgun sequence genomic DNA:
- the LOC130125241 gene encoding sphingosine-1-phosphate phosphatase 1-like has product MAKYFLNTFVRLCNYLQEPCHVARFQNICGIKGTFPDKPTKADNQLSASGAAKGYPSLRNRAEAWQSGEDANSGRLGNGESVPETSAAGDFASTQVNRVQSGDGSGGSAGPAGAVNSINARAKPLRRNSLTGDAGQEFIVQNKFLFYLFTFGTELGNEMFFIVFFPFLFWNVDALISRRLIVVWAWNLFVGQSTKDVVRWSRPASPPVVKVEVFYNSEYSMPSTHAMTGTAIPFCLFLLSYGRWQYPFVLGFSVALCWSVLVCVSRVYMGMHSILEVITGFLYSLLVLAFFHHALDKIDTFYMINPYAPLVIVLSHVSLGLVAFSLDSWSTSRGDTAQALGTGVGAALATHVNHQLGLLVDPPLSMLPLTLPLMSMTLVMHSLLRFLIGVAVLLITRMVMKAITIPFLCQVFGLPSSDVRQARQHMKIELPYRYIVYSVVGFNCVFLVPLLFSILNLA; this is encoded by the exons ATGGCGAAATACTTTTTAAATACGTTTGTGCGGCTGTGCAATTACCTCCAAGAACCCTGTCATGTCGCAAGATTTCAAAATATCTGCGGCATCAAGGGGACCTTCCCGGATAAACCAACCAAGGCGGACAACCAACTTTCAGCGAGCGGCGCCGCGAAGGGCTACCCCTCTCTGAGGAACAGAGCCGAGGCGTGGCAGAGTGGAGAAGACGCGAACTCGGGTCGTCTTGGAAATGGGGAGTCCGTACCGGAGACGTCCGCAGCTGGGGATTTCGCCTCAACGCAGGTCAACAGGGTCCAGAGTGGCGACGGCAGCGGTGGCTCTGCCGGGCCCGCCGGCGCCGTCAATTCAATTAACGCCAGGGCGAAACCCCTTCGTAGGAACTCGCTGACCGGGGACGCGGGCCAGGAGTTCATCGTACAGAACAAGTTTCTGTTTTACCTGTTCACGTTTGGGACGGAGCTCGGCAATGAGATGTTTTTCATTGTGTTTTTCCCGTTCCTCTTTTGGAACGTGGACGCTCTGATCAGTCGGAGACTGATCGTGGTCTGGGCCTGGAATCTGTTTGTGGGACAGTCCACCAAGGATGTGGTGCGCTGGTCACGGCCGGCATCTCCACCTGTGGTGAAGGTGGAGGTGTTTTACAATTCTGAATACAGCATGCCATCAACACACGCCATGACGGGAACCGCTATTCCCTTCTGTCTCTTCCTCCTGTCATATGGACGATGGCAG TACCCGTTTGTTCTTGGCTTTAGCGTGGCTCTCTGCTGGAGTGTCCTGGTCTGTGTAAGCAGAGTCTACATGGGCATGCACTCTATTCTG GAGGTAATTACAGGGTTCCTGTACAGCCTTCTCGTCCTAGCCTTCTTCCACCATGCTTTGGACAAGATAGACACTTTCTACATGATTAACCCCTACGCTCCACTTGTCATTGTGCTGTCACACGTAAGCCTCGGTCTGGTGGCCTTCTCTCTGGATTCCTGGAGCACCTCGCGGGGAGACACAGCTCAGGCCCTGGGCACTGGTGTTGGGGCTGCATTGGCTACCCATGTTAACCATCAGCTGGGGCTGCTGGTTGATCCACCACTGTCAATGCTGCCTCTAACTTTACCACTCATGAGCATGACCTTGGTGATGCACTCCCTGCTGCGCTTCCTCATTGGAGTAGCTGTCCTCCTCATCACAAGGATGGTGATGAAGGCAATCACTATTCCATTTTTGTGTCAAGTTTTTGGGTTGCCCTCAAGTGATGTAAGACAAGCAAGGCAGCACATGAAAATAGAGCTGCCATACCGTTACATTGTCTACAGTGTTGTGGGTTTCAATTGTGTCTTTCTGGTTCCACTCCTATTCAGCATCTTAAACCTTGCCTAA